The DNA window TAGATATGCTGGACCGCTACCATGATTCCCTGTTCAACTACACAGCCTTTCCAAGGCAGTACTGGAGAAGGCTGCGCACCACGAACATGCTCGAGCGCATCAACCTGGAGCTGAAGAGGAGAACCCGGAAAGTCGGTGCCTTTACAGGAGAGCAGTCGCTACTGCGACTGACGGTGTCCAT is part of the Candidatus Sysuiplasma acidicola genome and encodes:
- a CDS encoding transposase gives rise to the protein DMLDRYHDSLFNYTAFPRQYWRRLRTTNMLERINLELKRRTRKVGAFTGEQSLLRLTVSILMDINEEWLTGARRG